The following are encoded in a window of Roseimaritima ulvae genomic DNA:
- a CDS encoding diguanylate cyclase, whose protein sequence is MSGTPNHPIQPSSDCSPTAAGSGLLSQLGSATPALSPSGLVDKTPDEVIENRLAMVRLGMATALYYALRTKHPPTAAHSLRVAISCSVWAERLRLPAETRDRIEVAALLHDIGKIGIPDNVLRKPGKLTVSEQLTMELYPRLGCEILSGCTNDAELLSIVRYSRAWYDSRRDSDAPRGQSICLGARMLAIVGAMDSMTTDHVYRPAMSHERAMAELLAGSGTQFDPELVHDYCRMVETQSETVPNQVITRWLQQLSDTRTDGPWGVTVGNRVSVANPPASDDRHQLFHSQLFDHMHDGVIFVDADRVVIGWNRAVERLSGVVSDAVCDNLWAPELIDMRDLHDDPLDDASCPLFQCLQSGVYSSRHLRIRSADGEPLPVHVHVSAVTGGQSEVLGVMAVLHDASRQTSLEERLVDLHEKATKDALTGVDNRGQFDRALAELNELASAGGPTFSLIICDIDHFKQINDVHGHQAGDDALVSFARVLKAHSREGDIVCRYGGEEFVVISPSSDNPTATRRAEAIRAAIEQTPIESLDNNTMTASFGVTEFQSGDSPETVLARADRALLRAKDGGRNRVVQLGAGRSNELEDSTNKPGRLASWMSWFDSTDHSSTEVRILTPVPTDLAIEKLRGFIADHNAEIVSVNDRKIIVRLNVLFSAGGRRRVDHRIAFEVSMQLSEQHQQVPNASVKRTQTIVDVHLRPIRNRDRRSRELSACVDQVTASLRSYLMGTMVAPRQDH, encoded by the coding sequence GCGATGGTGCGTCTGGGCATGGCGACGGCTTTGTATTACGCGCTGCGAACCAAACATCCGCCGACCGCCGCGCACAGTTTGCGGGTCGCCATCAGTTGTTCGGTGTGGGCGGAGCGTTTGCGTCTGCCCGCCGAAACCCGTGACCGCATCGAGGTCGCCGCGTTGCTGCATGATATCGGTAAAATCGGTATTCCCGACAATGTGTTGCGCAAGCCCGGCAAGTTAACCGTCAGCGAACAGTTGACGATGGAATTGTATCCTCGGCTGGGCTGCGAGATCTTAAGCGGCTGTACCAACGACGCGGAACTGCTGTCGATCGTGCGTTACAGTCGTGCCTGGTATGACAGTCGGCGCGACAGCGACGCGCCTCGAGGGCAGTCGATTTGTTTGGGGGCCAGGATGTTGGCGATCGTGGGAGCGATGGATTCGATGACCACCGACCACGTCTATCGGCCGGCGATGAGCCACGAGCGGGCGATGGCCGAACTGTTGGCCGGCAGTGGTACCCAGTTTGATCCGGAGCTTGTGCATGACTATTGCCGAATGGTCGAGACGCAGTCGGAGACGGTTCCCAACCAAGTGATTACCCGTTGGCTGCAGCAACTATCCGACACCCGAACCGATGGACCTTGGGGCGTGACGGTGGGCAACCGCGTATCGGTAGCCAATCCCCCGGCCAGCGACGATCGCCACCAATTGTTTCATAGCCAACTATTCGATCACATGCACGACGGGGTGATCTTTGTTGATGCTGACCGCGTGGTGATCGGTTGGAACCGCGCCGTGGAGCGGCTTTCCGGCGTGGTGTCGGACGCCGTGTGCGACAACCTTTGGGCGCCCGAATTAATCGACATGCGGGACCTGCATGACGATCCTCTGGACGATGCTTCCTGTCCGTTGTTCCAGTGTTTGCAAAGTGGCGTCTATAGCAGCCGGCATCTACGGATCCGAAGTGCCGATGGCGAGCCCCTGCCGGTGCACGTCCACGTCTCGGCGGTGACCGGAGGCCAATCGGAAGTCTTGGGCGTGATGGCGGTGCTTCACGATGCCTCGCGGCAAACCAGTCTGGAAGAGCGGTTGGTGGATCTGCATGAGAAAGCCACCAAAGACGCTTTGACGGGGGTCGACAATCGCGGCCAATTCGACCGCGCGTTGGCTGAGCTGAATGAGTTGGCTTCAGCTGGCGGGCCGACTTTCAGCCTGATCATCTGCGACATCGACCATTTCAAGCAAATCAATGACGTGCACGGGCATCAGGCCGGCGACGACGCTCTGGTCAGCTTTGCCCGCGTGCTCAAGGCCCACTCCCGCGAAGGCGACATCGTCTGCCGTTATGGCGGTGAAGAGTTCGTGGTGATCAGTCCCTCGAGCGATAATCCCACGGCGACGCGTCGAGCCGAAGCGATTCGAGCGGCGATCGAACAGACCCCCATTGAGTCGCTGGACAACAACACCATGACGGCCAGTTTCGGCGTCACCGAATTCCAATCCGGCGATTCGCCCGAAACCGTGTTGGCCCGCGCCGACCGGGCCTTGTTGCGAGCCAAAGACGGCGGCCGCAACCGGGTCGTCCAGTTAGGAGCCGGACGCAGCAATGAACTGGAGGATAGCACGAACAAACCGGGACGGTTGGCCAGCTGGATGTCTTGGTTCGACAGCACCGACCACAGCAGCACGGAGGTTCGGATATTGACGCCGGTGCCGACTGATTTAGCGATTGAAAAACTGCGCGGCTTCATCGCCGACCACAATGCCGAAATCGTCTCGGTCAACGACCGCAAGATTATTGTTCGGCTGAACGTGCTGTTTAGCGCGGGTGGGCGGCGCCGAGTGGATCATCGGATCGCCTTCGAGGTCTCCATGCAGCTGTCCGAACAGCACCAGCAGGTCCCCAATGCTTCCGTTAAACGAACGCAAACGATCGTCGATGTGCATCTCCGGCCGATTCGCAATCGTGACCGCCGCAGCCGCGAACTCTCGGCCTGTGTCGACCAGGTAACGGCCAGCCTTCGCAGCTATCTAATGGGGACGATGGTCGCCCCGCGGCAAGACCACTAA
- a CDS encoding type II secretion system F family protein — MASFQYTAKQRTGESVSSTIQADSLAAARQQLRREGLFVLEIHPLGQADVAASSNWNLGGPRRVKKTDLMMMLSQLNIMCQSGVDIAEAIHNVSQNITNVTLQEILETVHEDISAGVSFSEALSRHPQVFDSALVAGISAGEQSGNINSVLKRLTELIRGDIRLRATVWSMLMYPIVLCVVTVLVLGALVFFVLPQFAKVFADLGKPAPPITQLMLDFGEAVNTHRMLVLGLLGGLFVAVALLRKTALMRRFFDHASLHFAIVRKSTRALLTGRSFRLLGSMLASGVPLLDGIRLCRDSIQNRLFRDMFDQVEHDVLHGEGIGKPLLEARCLPAGAAQMVATAERSGNLGEVLQSVGEYFEEEGERSIRDLVKILEPAVIVVLGVIVAGVVLSVVLPLLDVSSVQH, encoded by the coding sequence ATGGCATCCTTTCAATACACCGCCAAACAACGCACCGGCGAATCGGTTAGCAGCACGATTCAAGCCGACAGCCTGGCCGCTGCCCGGCAACAGCTCCGGCGCGAGGGATTGTTCGTGCTGGAGATCCATCCCTTGGGTCAGGCCGACGTCGCGGCCTCATCCAACTGGAACCTGGGTGGGCCACGAAGGGTCAAGAAGACCGACCTGATGATGATGCTGTCCCAGCTGAACATCATGTGCCAGTCGGGTGTGGACATCGCCGAAGCCATCCACAACGTTTCGCAAAACATTACCAACGTAACGCTGCAAGAAATCTTGGAAACGGTTCACGAAGACATCTCGGCCGGCGTCTCGTTCTCCGAAGCGCTCTCGCGGCATCCCCAGGTGTTTGATTCTGCGCTGGTGGCCGGGATTTCTGCCGGCGAACAATCGGGCAACATCAACAGCGTCCTGAAACGCCTGACGGAATTGATTCGCGGCGACATCCGTCTGCGAGCCACGGTCTGGTCGATGCTGATGTACCCGATCGTGCTGTGCGTGGTGACCGTGCTGGTGTTGGGTGCGCTGGTGTTTTTTGTGTTGCCGCAATTCGCGAAAGTGTTTGCGGACCTGGGCAAACCGGCACCGCCGATCACCCAGTTGATGCTAGACTTCGGGGAAGCGGTGAACACCCACCGGATGCTGGTGCTGGGACTGCTGGGTGGCCTGTTTGTGGCCGTCGCGCTGCTTCGCAAGACGGCCCTGATGCGGCGGTTTTTCGATCATGCCAGTTTGCACTTTGCGATCGTTCGCAAATCGACGCGAGCCCTGTTGACCGGTCGCAGCTTTCGCTTGCTGGGATCGATGTTGGCGAGCGGCGTGCCCCTGCTCGATGGCATTCGGCTGTGTCGTGATTCAATTCAAAACCGTCTGTTCCGCGACATGTTTGACCAAGTCGAACACGACGTGCTGCATGGAGAAGGGATCGGCAAACCGCTGCTGGAGGCCCGCTGCCTACCGGCCGGTGCGGCCCAGATGGTGGCCACGGCCGAACGCAGTGGCAACTTGGGCGAAGTCCTGCAGAGCGTGGGAGAATATTTTGAAGAAGAAGGTGAACGCAGTATTCGCGACCTGGTCAAAATTCTAGAGCCTGCCGTGATTGTCGTGTTGGGCGTGATTGTGGCCGGCGTCGTGTTGTCGGTCGTGCTCCCGCTGCTAGACGTCTCCTCGGTGCAACACTAA
- a CDS encoding type IV pilus biogenesis protein PilM, with the protein MKSGPAMQTMQTSPATRPASPRSWNLRPAGYGYIGIDIGFHAIQIAQLAQRHGRPRPTAQWQLPLAPEHRPADADGLRATMQYLRSEWPELRKMFRGNRVALTLPMHLTPLRTLEIPTGTEAEMQTMIREELCDERGTKGPFTFASWEAHRGENDLATITAVAVDNEISQVVYSQLLLCGLECHVLDCRPCVLARALVHRTLGPDGDASSVPCAILDFGGQSSQLYFCRDGQPRFCRTLSDSALLPVHRHLQTRLQLSMLESELLLSEVGLAELHTSGTLAPTIGPLIAPAIDHLAEEVQRTLNYTSSQYADQHPERLWVFGAGAEIRDLAPYLAAQLAIDVELWQPASAATAALGHPAVFATAASLSATPLEGSSCK; encoded by the coding sequence ATGAAATCGGGCCCTGCGATGCAAACCATGCAAACTTCACCGGCAACTCGCCCCGCGTCGCCACGAAGCTGGAATCTAAGACCGGCCGGATATGGCTATATCGGTATTGATATCGGTTTCCACGCCATCCAAATCGCCCAACTAGCCCAGCGGCATGGCCGGCCCCGCCCCACTGCCCAGTGGCAACTGCCGCTGGCTCCGGAACACCGCCCCGCCGACGCCGACGGCCTGCGAGCCACGATGCAATACCTGCGGAGCGAGTGGCCCGAGCTGCGGAAAATGTTTCGCGGCAACCGCGTGGCTCTGACCCTACCGATGCACCTGACGCCGCTGCGGACGCTGGAGATCCCCACCGGCACCGAGGCGGAGATGCAGACGATGATCCGCGAAGAACTATGCGACGAACGCGGGACCAAAGGCCCTTTTACCTTTGCCAGTTGGGAAGCGCATCGAGGCGAAAACGATCTGGCCACGATCACGGCGGTGGCAGTCGACAACGAAATCTCCCAGGTCGTCTATTCGCAACTGTTGCTGTGCGGATTGGAATGCCACGTTTTGGATTGTCGGCCCTGCGTGTTAGCCCGTGCGTTGGTCCATCGCACGCTCGGTCCGGACGGTGATGCGTCAAGCGTCCCGTGCGCGATACTTGACTTCGGCGGCCAAAGCTCGCAGCTGTACTTTTGTCGCGATGGTCAGCCGCGATTTTGCCGCACGCTGAGCGACAGTGCGTTACTGCCCGTCCACCGCCATCTGCAGACTCGACTGCAACTATCGATGCTGGAATCGGAACTGCTGTTAAGCGAAGTCGGGCTGGCCGAACTGCACACTTCGGGAACCCTGGCGCCGACCATCGGGCCGCTGATCGCCCCGGCCATCGACCATCTGGCCGAGGAAGTGCAGCGGACGCTGAACTACACCTCCAGCCAGTACGCCGATCAACATCCCGAGCGGTTGTGGGTGTTTGGCGCCGGAGCGGAGATTCGCGACCTGGCGCCCTATCTGGCGGCTCAATTGGCGATCGACGTCGAGCTCTGGCAACCCGCTTCGGCAGCCACCGCGGCGCTGGGACACCCGGCCGTGTTCGCAACCGCCGCAAGCCTCTCGGCCACTCCCCTGGAGGGCTCGTCATGCAAGTAA
- a CDS encoding superoxide dismutase: protein MAYSLPDLPYAKDALEPHIDARTMEIHHGKHHQAYITKVNDALAGSGLEDKPIEAVISDLSAVPEAKRGAVRNNGGGHANHSLFWTVIGPGKGGAPSGALAEAIVSAFGSFDAFKEQFAAAAATRFGSGWAWLVVDGGKLAVGSTANQDSPLMGKDVAGLSGTPILGLDVWEHAYYLNYQNRRPDYIAAFWNVVDWDAVAERFAAAQ from the coding sequence ATGGCTTACTCCCTTCCTGATCTGCCTTACGCCAAAGACGCTCTGGAGCCCCATATCGACGCTCGCACGATGGAGATCCATCACGGCAAGCACCATCAAGCTTATATCACCAAGGTCAACGACGCCTTGGCTGGCAGCGGACTCGAAGACAAACCCATCGAAGCGGTGATTTCCGATTTGTCGGCGGTCCCCGAAGCCAAGCGTGGCGCGGTCCGCAACAACGGTGGCGGCCACGCCAACCACTCCTTGTTCTGGACCGTCATCGGCCCCGGCAAGGGTGGTGCGCCCTCGGGCGCGTTGGCCGAAGCGATCGTCTCGGCGTTTGGCAGCTTCGACGCTTTTAAAGAACAGTTCGCCGCCGCAGCCGCCACGCGATTCGGCAGCGGTTGGGCTTGGCTGGTCGTCGACGGCGGCAAGTTGGCCGTCGGCAGCACCGCCAACCAAGACAGTCCGTTGATGGGCAAAGACGTTGCCGGTCTGTCCGGCACGCCCATCCTGGGCTTGGATGTTTGGGAACACGCCTACTACCTGAACTACCAAAACCGCCGTCCCGACTACATCGCCGCGTTCTGGAACGTCGTCGATTGGGACGCCGTGGCCGAACGCTTCGCCGCCGCCCAGTAA
- the pilO gene encoding type 4a pilus biogenesis protein PilO — protein MIASLCERYAQRVGLSTMSCALHAVGATMAAVILTAGMVGYHALHARCDALRQDYQAALRLRAEAGTIAIDDQQTRARLVQARVQQQRVHERVPALPNEIAFLDQLSAAADRSGIQIRDYRPGSHSEHATHHEIELILRAEGSYESLCQFAASLQALPRMCRIAHLSLSAPPPGKTEMTIELRITLVHGLKPQATI, from the coding sequence ATGATTGCTTCCTTATGCGAACGATATGCCCAACGGGTAGGGCTGAGCACAATGTCCTGTGCGCTGCACGCCGTCGGTGCCACCATGGCCGCGGTGATCCTGACGGCCGGCATGGTGGGATATCATGCGTTACACGCACGATGCGATGCCCTGCGACAAGACTATCAAGCAGCCCTGCGGTTGCGAGCCGAAGCCGGCACGATCGCGATCGACGATCAACAAACCCGAGCCCGCCTGGTCCAAGCCCGCGTTCAGCAGCAACGGGTGCACGAACGCGTGCCGGCGTTGCCCAACGAAATCGCTTTTTTAGACCAACTGTCCGCGGCGGCCGACCGCAGCGGTATCCAAATCCGTGACTACCGGCCTGGTTCGCACAGCGAGCACGCCACGCACCACGAGATCGAATTGATTCTGCGAGCCGAGGGCAGCTACGAGAGCCTCTGCCAATTCGCCGCCAGCTTGCAGGCCTTGCCACGGATGTGCCGCATCGCCCATCTCTCCCTATCGGCTCCTCCGCCGGGAAAAACGGAGATGACCATCGAGTTGAGGATCACCCTGGTCCACGGCTTAAAACCCCAAGCCACCATTTAA
- a CDS encoding PilN domain-containing protein, with protein sequence MQVNLLPEPLQLQRLLRSRLKTWTVMWTVCLLLAVGFCAYGGWQLRRQQRRGLAVQQHIEPLQQQRQRTARLKVELAKLHAQTSATENLLPPDLTLPLLAVLSQSTADVEGDIQTLRLAMQSMRPRPTSPPTHRTPRPSLVSTTSANADPPVRLQVTLHGSASSDQAVSQFVSRLRGYAIFTKVELKSSSETSSTGQGTRAFHLELVH encoded by the coding sequence ATGCAAGTAAATCTGTTGCCCGAGCCACTACAACTGCAACGTCTGCTGCGCAGCCGCCTGAAGACCTGGACGGTGATGTGGACCGTCTGCCTGTTGCTGGCTGTAGGGTTCTGCGCCTACGGTGGATGGCAACTGCGACGTCAACAGCGTCGCGGCCTAGCCGTCCAACAGCATATCGAACCGCTGCAGCAGCAACGGCAGCGCACTGCGCGGTTGAAGGTCGAGCTGGCGAAACTGCACGCGCAAACTTCGGCGACTGAAAACCTGTTGCCCCCCGATCTAACGCTGCCTCTGCTGGCCGTGCTGTCGCAAAGTACCGCCGACGTCGAGGGCGACATCCAAACCCTGCGGCTGGCCATGCAGTCGATGCGACCACGCCCGACGTCGCCACCGACCCACCGCACCCCGCGGCCTTCACTCGTTAGTACAACTTCCGCGAATGCCGATCCCCCTGTCCGGCTGCAAGTCACCCTGCACGGCAGCGCCAGCAGCGACCAAGCGGTTTCGCAATTCGTCTCGCGTTTGCGGGGCTACGCCATTTTCACCAAGGTGGAACTGAAATCGTCCAGCGAAACCTCGTCAACTGGTCAGGGCACTCGCGCATTCCATTTGGAGTTGGTCCACTGA